A window from Lycium barbarum isolate Lr01 unplaced genomic scaffold, ASM1917538v2 unchr_scaffold_65, whole genome shotgun sequence encodes these proteins:
- the LOC132625755 gene encoding pachytene checkpoint protein 2 homolog isoform X2, with amino-acid sequence MVEEENNLVFVLIDEVESLAAARKAALSGSEPSDSIRVVNALLTQLDKLKSAPNVIILTTSNITAAIDIAFVDRADIKAYIGPPTLQARYEILRSCLQELLRTGILSNSQDGDHLVLPNFANLKENLSEVVLTESQMSLHLGKQLLEAAEACEGMSGRSLRKLPFLAHAALANPYSCEPGKFLHVMMQTAKGERSELSE; translated from the exons ATGGTAGAGGAAGAAAACAATCTGGTATTTGTTTTGATTG ATGAAGTTGAAAGCCTCGCTGCTGCTAGAAAAGCTGCTTTGTCTGGCTCTGAACCTTCAGATTCTATCAGG GTAGTGAACGCTCTGCTGACCCAGCTTGACAAGTTGAAGTCCGCGCCAAACGTCATAATACTGACTACGTCCAATATCACTGCTGCTATTG ATATAGCTTTTGTGGATCGTGCTGATATTAAGGCATATATTGGACCACCAACTCTTCAAGCACGTTATGAGATACTGCGATCATGCTTGCAAGAGCTATTGCGTACTGGAATTTTGTCAAATTCGCAG GATGGAGATCATCTTGTTCTCCCAAATTTTGCTAATTTGAAGGAGAACTTGAGCGAAGTAGTTTTAACTGAGTCTCAAATGTCGCTACATCTTGGTAAACAATTGCTTGAAGCTGCAGAGGCATGTGAG GGTATGAGTGGAAGATCACTTAGAAAGCTACCATTCTTGGCACATGCTGCACTTGCTAATCCTTACAGTTGTGAACCTGGCAAGTTTTTGCATGTGATGATGCAAACAGCTAAAGGAGAACGTTCAGAGCTGTCCGAGTGA
- the LOC132625755 gene encoding pachytene checkpoint protein 2 homolog isoform X1 → MVEEENNLVFVLIDEVESLAAARKAALSGSEPSDSIRVVNALLTQLDKLKSAPNVIILTTSNITAAIDIAFVDRADIKAYIGPPTLQARYEILRSCLQELLRTGILSNSQVLDGDHLVLPNFANLKENLSEVVLTESQMSLHLGKQLLEAAEACEGMSGRSLRKLPFLAHAALANPYSCEPGKFLHVMMQTAKGERSELSE, encoded by the exons ATGGTAGAGGAAGAAAACAATCTGGTATTTGTTTTGATTG ATGAAGTTGAAAGCCTCGCTGCTGCTAGAAAAGCTGCTTTGTCTGGCTCTGAACCTTCAGATTCTATCAGG GTAGTGAACGCTCTGCTGACCCAGCTTGACAAGTTGAAGTCCGCGCCAAACGTCATAATACTGACTACGTCCAATATCACTGCTGCTATTG ATATAGCTTTTGTGGATCGTGCTGATATTAAGGCATATATTGGACCACCAACTCTTCAAGCACGTTATGAGATACTGCGATCATGCTTGCAAGAGCTATTGCGTACTGGAATTTTGTCAAATTCGCAGGTACTG GATGGAGATCATCTTGTTCTCCCAAATTTTGCTAATTTGAAGGAGAACTTGAGCGAAGTAGTTTTAACTGAGTCTCAAATGTCGCTACATCTTGGTAAACAATTGCTTGAAGCTGCAGAGGCATGTGAG GGTATGAGTGGAAGATCACTTAGAAAGCTACCATTCTTGGCACATGCTGCACTTGCTAATCCTTACAGTTGTGAACCTGGCAAGTTTTTGCATGTGATGATGCAAACAGCTAAAGGAGAACGTTCAGAGCTGTCCGAGTGA